From Deferrisoma camini S3R1, the proteins below share one genomic window:
- a CDS encoding methyl-accepting chemotaxis protein — MKGSDVRWWAAGGVLGAVCAGAGAVVGPWAAVGALVVGAGMAARWNRITRDAVEERERELARAAADPAAERPAWLEDLVTELNRTRQEKVRVETVAAAAQAEAAAAREAGAAEAARLRKAVAEVLGQLEESLGNGGEENPCHALDPILSDLTAHAEEQRANVERSVQTLQEVLAGLGDAARQWADTARALETFASWYREAGHALPTLAAVAEVPAEAPALEELAESVGPAVAGLEACVQRFDRLRQRWDEALAAIGALGEQVQSVGSILNVIEDVTEQTNLLALNAAILAAQAGEHGRGFAVVADEIRDLAERTAESTKEIGSLIEAIQTGSARAVALLDDERGALHEGVGALERAVARTQGWAEAAAAARDEVRGLLEKARAPLERAKEAVRAWGEAPPLPRPPAVPEVPRDEEGTGLNRVQELCEEGAFLVGQLRDSVAEAADEMGRRLGGAARAAAALRALADQGEAQG; from the coding sequence ATGAAGGGGTCTGACGTTCGGTGGTGGGCCGCGGGGGGCGTGTTGGGGGCGGTGTGCGCCGGGGCCGGGGCCGTGGTCGGGCCGTGGGCCGCCGTGGGGGCGCTGGTGGTGGGGGCCGGGATGGCCGCGCGGTGGAACCGTATCACCCGCGACGCGGTGGAGGAACGGGAGCGGGAGCTGGCCCGGGCCGCGGCCGATCCGGCGGCGGAGCGGCCGGCGTGGCTGGAGGACCTGGTGACCGAGCTGAACCGGACCCGGCAGGAGAAGGTCCGGGTCGAGACCGTGGCCGCGGCAGCCCAGGCCGAGGCGGCCGCGGCCCGCGAGGCGGGTGCGGCCGAGGCGGCCCGGCTCCGCAAGGCCGTGGCCGAGGTGCTCGGGCAGTTGGAGGAGTCCCTGGGCAACGGCGGGGAGGAGAACCCCTGCCACGCGCTCGACCCCATCCTGTCGGACCTGACGGCCCACGCGGAGGAGCAGCGGGCCAACGTGGAGCGGTCCGTGCAGACCCTGCAGGAGGTGCTGGCCGGCCTGGGGGACGCGGCCCGGCAGTGGGCCGACACGGCCCGGGCCCTGGAGACCTTTGCCTCGTGGTACCGGGAGGCGGGCCACGCCTTGCCCACCCTCGCCGCGGTGGCCGAGGTGCCGGCCGAGGCGCCCGCCCTGGAGGAGCTGGCCGAGTCCGTGGGGCCGGCCGTGGCGGGGCTGGAGGCCTGCGTGCAGCGGTTCGACCGGCTGCGGCAGAGGTGGGACGAGGCCCTGGCCGCGATCGGCGCCCTGGGGGAGCAGGTCCAGTCCGTCGGGTCGATCCTGAACGTGATCGAGGACGTGACGGAACAGACCAACCTCCTGGCCCTGAACGCGGCGATCCTGGCGGCCCAGGCCGGGGAGCATGGCCGCGGGTTCGCGGTGGTGGCCGACGAGATCCGAGACCTGGCCGAGCGCACGGCCGAGTCCACCAAGGAGATCGGAAGCCTGATCGAGGCCATCCAGACCGGCTCGGCCCGGGCCGTGGCCCTGCTCGACGACGAGCGGGGAGCCCTCCACGAGGGGGTGGGGGCCCTGGAACGGGCGGTCGCCAGGACCCAAGGGTGGGCCGAGGCCGCGGCCGCGGCCCGGGACGAGGTTCGGGGGCTGTTGGAAAAGGCCCGGGCGCCCCTGGAGCGGGCGAAGGAGGCGGTGCGTGCCTGGGGTGAGGCGCCGCCCCTGCCCCGGCCGCCGGCGGTGCCCGAGGTGCCCCGGGACGAGGAGGGAACGGGGCTCAACCGGGTCCAAGAGCTGTGTGAGGAGGGGGCGTTCCTGGTGGGACAGCTGCGGGACTCGGTGGCCGAGGCGGCCGACGAGATGGGCCGCCGGCTGGGCGGGGCGGCCCGGGCCGCGGCCGCCCTGCGGGCGCTGGCGGACCAGGGGGAGGCGCAGGGATGA
- a CDS encoding methyl-accepting chemotaxis protein, whose product MRSLRVRITAAVAAVLLLGSGTAFVWYAVHRYQGVEAESVHYGRSLADGLAGAVEASLLRMDTDRLEETLSAMAQTGLYDAAAVVGRTGRILAAFPPLPDRVDPMAEPRCAGCHGRRPPLPYEELDRSVADRPVVRVFRAIANGPACQGCHPASDRVLGYLFLDASVASPYSRLLREAWTVLAAGAGTIAVVVLGVYGVLRFLLTKRMERLEEMVDRFEAGLPLEDPEEEPSDELGRIGAALCRAAQRRRAVLAEVSSLAATLRERGVEVQLALSRLREGVERGKGVAGAVLAAVQGLDEALEETRSHLDAIASSTSDNSTSLVEMSASIDEVAGSADELAQQVSATAASVLQMVQSIGEVAENVEGLARETEATVSSMSQIEASTRQIERSARDAAGLGVRVSEAAEEGVRAVEATLEGIHDSYQVIQDTARITGDLAEASRSIQRVVKIINEINDKTKLLALNAAIIAAQAGEHGRSFAVVAHEIQGLSDRTAASTGEIFRIVRGIQEQAEAANEAVARGQSATARSVELAERAGQALRHILDTARTASRMNQQILEATEEQARGSQNVVGSMQQVAAMVEHIRQAAREHRESGDLVGQSTEIMRNLTEQVKLATAEQAEVSRYISDAISAIDRNLQDLLGAVAREREETERILGHMHELRARSGEQESGVEEVETVIRELQTQIDGLERRAQALLGGRGATA is encoded by the coding sequence ATGAGGAGCCTCCGGGTACGCATAACCGCGGCCGTGGCCGCCGTTCTCCTGCTGGGCAGCGGCACGGCCTTCGTGTGGTACGCCGTCCACCGATATCAGGGGGTGGAGGCCGAGTCGGTCCACTACGGCCGGTCCCTGGCCGACGGGCTGGCCGGCGCGGTGGAGGCGAGCCTGCTTCGGATGGACACGGACCGGTTGGAGGAGACGCTGTCCGCCATGGCCCAGACCGGGCTGTACGACGCCGCGGCCGTGGTGGGCCGGACCGGCCGGATCCTGGCGGCCTTCCCGCCGCTTCCCGACCGGGTGGATCCCATGGCCGAGCCCCGCTGCGCGGGATGCCACGGCCGCCGGCCCCCCCTGCCCTACGAGGAGCTGGACCGGTCGGTGGCCGACCGGCCGGTGGTGCGGGTGTTCCGCGCCATCGCCAACGGTCCCGCGTGCCAGGGCTGCCACCCCGCGTCGGACCGGGTCCTGGGGTATCTGTTCCTGGACGCATCGGTGGCGAGCCCGTACTCCCGGCTGCTCCGGGAGGCCTGGACCGTGCTGGCGGCCGGTGCCGGGACCATCGCGGTGGTGGTGCTGGGGGTGTACGGGGTGTTGCGCTTCCTCCTCACCAAGAGGATGGAGCGGCTCGAGGAGATGGTGGACCGGTTCGAGGCCGGCCTGCCGTTGGAGGACCCGGAGGAGGAGCCCTCGGACGAGCTCGGCCGCATCGGTGCGGCCCTTTGCCGGGCCGCCCAGCGCAGGCGGGCGGTCCTGGCCGAGGTCTCGTCCCTGGCGGCCACCCTGCGGGAGCGGGGGGTGGAGGTTCAGCTGGCCCTGAGCCGTCTGCGCGAGGGGGTGGAGCGGGGCAAAGGGGTGGCCGGGGCGGTGCTCGCCGCGGTTCAGGGCCTGGACGAGGCGCTGGAGGAGACCCGCTCCCACCTGGACGCGATCGCCTCGTCCACCAGCGACAACTCCACGAGCCTGGTGGAGATGTCCGCCAGCATCGACGAGGTGGCCGGCAGCGCCGACGAGCTGGCCCAGCAGGTCTCGGCAACGGCCGCGAGCGTGCTCCAGATGGTCCAGTCCATCGGCGAGGTGGCCGAGAACGTGGAGGGCCTGGCCCGGGAGACCGAGGCCACGGTCTCGTCGATGAGCCAGATCGAGGCCTCCACCCGCCAGATCGAACGCAGCGCCCGGGACGCGGCAGGGTTGGGGGTGCGGGTGTCCGAGGCGGCCGAGGAAGGGGTGCGGGCCGTGGAGGCCACCCTCGAGGGGATCCACGACTCCTACCAGGTCATCCAGGACACGGCCCGGATCACCGGGGACCTGGCCGAGGCCAGCCGGAGCATCCAGAGGGTGGTGAAGATCATCAACGAGATCAACGACAAGACCAAGCTCCTGGCCCTGAACGCCGCCATCATCGCCGCCCAGGCCGGGGAGCACGGCCGCAGCTTCGCCGTGGTGGCCCACGAGATCCAGGGGCTGTCCGACCGCACGGCCGCGAGCACCGGCGAGATCTTCCGGATCGTGCGGGGCATCCAGGAGCAGGCCGAGGCGGCCAACGAGGCCGTGGCCCGAGGCCAGTCCGCCACCGCCCGCAGCGTGGAGCTGGCCGAGAGGGCCGGCCAGGCCCTCCGGCACATCCTGGACACGGCCCGCACCGCGAGCCGGATGAACCAGCAGATCCTCGAGGCCACCGAGGAGCAGGCCCGGGGCAGCCAGAACGTGGTGGGCTCGATGCAGCAGGTGGCGGCCATGGTGGAGCACATCCGCCAGGCCGCACGGGAGCACCGAGAGAGCGGGGACCTGGTGGGCCAGTCCACCGAGATCATGCGCAACCTCACCGAGCAGGTGAAGCTGGCCACGGCCGAGCAGGCCGAGGTGAGCCGGTACATCTCGGACGCCATCTCCGCCATCGACCGGAACCTGCAGGACCTGCTGGGGGCCGTGGCCAGGGAGCGGGAGGAGACCGAGCGGATCCTCGGCCACATGCATGAGCTGCGGGCCCGCAGCGGGGAACAGGAGTCCGGGGTGGAGGAGGTGGAGACGGTCATCCGCGAGCTCCAGACCCAAATCGACGGCCTGGAGCGCAGGGCCCAGGCCCTCCTGGGCGGACGGGGGGCGACGGCGTGA
- a CDS encoding chemotaxis protein CheB → MRKARILVVDDSPYVRRFLREALEPEPWVAAVEGATNGQTALAKALHAPPDLVTLDLHMPVMDGFTFLRLFRARFRAPVLVVSSHADLENVERAMELGANGFISKPEDPYRNLDAIVEEVRAKARNALELRVPRAEDGGAGRGRHPPPRDFPVIAIGASSGGPPGLQYLLSALPPTPLAAVLIAQHMPAGFTEAFAKRLDRVLPFPVREGREGAAVGPGEVWIAPGGRHLTVDPGGRLRLEDGAQSLYSPSVDRLFETAAAAFGARLTAVVLTGMGRDGAAGVEAVKAAGGAVIAESENTAVIHGMPRQAAATGCVDEVLSLPEISLRLLELARGEPLTGSTALG, encoded by the coding sequence GTGAGGAAGGCCCGGATCCTGGTGGTGGACGACAGCCCCTACGTGCGGCGGTTCTTGCGGGAAGCGCTGGAGCCCGAGCCGTGGGTGGCGGCAGTCGAGGGAGCCACCAACGGCCAGACCGCCCTGGCCAAGGCCCTGCACGCGCCCCCGGACCTGGTGACCCTCGACCTCCACATGCCGGTCATGGATGGATTCACCTTCCTGCGGCTGTTCCGGGCCCGGTTTCGGGCGCCGGTGCTGGTGGTCAGCTCCCACGCCGACCTGGAGAACGTGGAGCGGGCCATGGAGCTGGGAGCCAACGGCTTCATCTCGAAGCCCGAGGATCCCTACCGGAACCTGGACGCCATCGTCGAGGAGGTGAGGGCCAAGGCCCGCAACGCCTTGGAGCTGCGGGTCCCCCGGGCCGAGGACGGGGGGGCGGGCCGAGGCCGGCACCCGCCCCCCCGGGACTTCCCGGTGATCGCGATCGGCGCCTCGTCCGGGGGCCCCCCGGGGCTCCAGTACCTGCTCTCGGCGCTGCCCCCCACCCCCCTTGCCGCGGTGCTGATCGCCCAGCACATGCCCGCGGGGTTCACCGAGGCGTTCGCCAAGCGGCTGGACCGGGTGCTGCCGTTTCCGGTGCGGGAGGGCAGGGAAGGGGCGGCGGTGGGCCCCGGAGAGGTGTGGATCGCGCCGGGGGGGCGGCACCTGACCGTGGACCCCGGGGGGCGGCTGCGGCTGGAGGACGGGGCCCAGAGCCTGTACAGCCCCAGCGTGGACCGGCTGTTCGAGACCGCGGCCGCGGCGTTCGGGGCCCGCCTCACCGCGGTGGTGCTCACGGGAATGGGCCGGGACGGGGCGGCCGGGGTGGAGGCGGTGAAGGCGGCGGGGGGGGCGGTGATCGCCGAGTCGGAGAACACCGCGGTGATCCACGGTATGCCCCGTCAGGCCGCCGCCACGGGGTGTGTGGACGAGGTGCTGTCCCTGCCCGAGATCTCGTTGCGGCTGCTGGAGCTCGCCCGGGGGGAACCCCTCACCGGATCCACAGCCCTCGGGTGA
- a CDS encoding DUF6178 family protein — protein sequence MSEVQTPARRGQVIATPLRREIDEILSLRGEAREERLLATPRLAAVVALLPPEELYFTLKEMDPDNVPLVLAHARADQVEFFLDLELWKGDRVRPGRVVPWLRLLASCGEAPLARWLRQLDLADLTLYLGRVVRVVRPHEPDEDPFQDLPGRAPITVDGFYYVRCAAEHEDLVKTVLGVLRQADPDRYLRLMEALLGEVDSELEEHVYQERVRRLAMRGFPEWDEAMEVYVPMEVTSARELPVRGGPPTPDPDGEPEAAPRYPIAAPSVAPDLVVRALGRVRDPAAAESIQLELATLTNRVMVADRLDLDRMESYGRALAKVAGYLAIGLEALAGPDEEAAARLLERHWLQHLFRVGWTRIAAARNRARHVFRRGWPEGHKERLLFLDPPLGEILDGLLRPHPLWYAGDEAAPVYREFRAVSEVDRASRAVDKAEFLGRFLLSVVDLRLDDCKEALRDLEPEHLKTSTVFLTSLVNAALDRGFRFAPIPRRRAREGLAKVWEEDRPPRRVKPSLADASVEWVELLLPLSGTDRMFLREFVLECFGLLEEEFGHLAPDEVPDPRFTRGLWIR from the coding sequence ATGTCGGAAGTCCAGACCCCTGCCCGGCGGGGGCAGGTGATCGCCACCCCGCTTCGCCGGGAGATCGACGAGATCTTGAGCCTCCGGGGCGAGGCCCGCGAGGAGCGTCTGCTGGCCACCCCGCGGCTGGCGGCCGTGGTGGCCCTGCTGCCCCCGGAGGAGCTGTACTTCACGCTCAAGGAGATGGACCCGGACAACGTGCCCCTGGTGCTGGCCCACGCTCGGGCCGACCAGGTGGAGTTCTTCCTGGACCTGGAGCTGTGGAAGGGCGACCGGGTGCGGCCGGGCCGGGTCGTGCCCTGGCTCCGGCTCCTGGCCTCGTGCGGCGAGGCCCCCCTGGCCCGGTGGCTCCGGCAGCTGGACCTGGCGGACCTCACCCTCTACCTGGGCCGGGTGGTGCGGGTGGTCCGGCCCCACGAACCGGACGAGGATCCGTTCCAGGATCTGCCCGGCCGGGCCCCGATCACGGTGGACGGGTTCTACTACGTGCGTTGCGCGGCCGAGCACGAGGACCTGGTCAAGACCGTCCTCGGGGTGCTCCGGCAGGCCGATCCGGACCGGTACCTCCGACTCATGGAGGCCCTGCTGGGCGAGGTGGACTCGGAGCTCGAGGAGCACGTGTACCAGGAGCGGGTGCGGCGGCTGGCCATGCGGGGGTTTCCGGAGTGGGACGAGGCCATGGAGGTGTACGTGCCCATGGAGGTGACCTCCGCCCGGGAGCTGCCGGTGCGGGGGGGGCCGCCCACGCCGGACCCCGACGGCGAGCCCGAGGCCGCCCCCCGCTATCCCATCGCGGCCCCTTCGGTGGCGCCCGACCTGGTGGTGAGGGCCCTGGGCCGGGTGCGGGACCCGGCCGCGGCCGAGTCGATCCAGCTGGAGCTGGCCACCTTGACGAACCGGGTGATGGTGGCGGACCGCCTGGACCTGGACAGGATGGAGAGCTACGGCCGGGCCCTGGCCAAGGTGGCGGGGTACCTGGCGATCGGGCTCGAGGCCCTGGCCGGCCCCGACGAGGAGGCCGCGGCCCGGCTGCTGGAGCGCCACTGGCTCCAGCACCTGTTCCGGGTGGGTTGGACCCGGATCGCGGCCGCCCGGAACCGGGCCCGCCACGTGTTCCGCCGGGGCTGGCCCGAGGGGCACAAGGAGCGGCTGCTGTTCCTCGACCCGCCCCTGGGCGAGATCCTGGACGGCCTGCTGCGGCCCCACCCCCTGTGGTACGCCGGGGACGAGGCCGCCCCGGTCTACCGCGAGTTTCGCGCCGTGTCGGAGGTGGACCGGGCGAGCCGGGCCGTGGACAAGGCGGAGTTCCTGGGGCGGTTCCTGCTGTCGGTGGTGGATCTGCGGCTCGACGACTGCAAGGAGGCCCTGCGGGACCTGGAGCCGGAGCACCTGAAGACCTCGACCGTGTTCCTCACCTCGCTCGTGAACGCGGCCCTCGACCGGGGGTTCCGGTTCGCCCCGATTCCCCGCCGACGGGCCCGGGAGGGTCTGGCAAAGGTGTGGGAGGAGGACCGGCCGCCCCGCCGGGTGAAGCCCAGCCTGGCCGACGCCTCGGTGGAGTGGGTGGAGCTGCTGCTGCCCCTGTCGGGGACCGACCGGATGTTCCTGCGGGAGTTCGTGTTGGAGTGCTTCGGGCTGCTGGAGGAGGAGTTCGGCCACCTGGCCCCGGACGAGGTTCCCGACCCCCGGTTCACCCGAGGGCTGTGGATCCGGTGA
- a CDS encoding M16 family metallopeptidase — MPRRAAWALAICLVAAATAAANPGGSLEGRVQEHRLANGLTVLALRRGVAPVVSLQMTFRVGGVDEPSGYTGMAHLLEHLLFKGTRTLGTRDWQREEPLLRQIERVGRALDRERRKGDRADPQEVERLRAELRRLQEEHRSLVLKDEIDAIYTRNGAVGFNAFTSSDLTSYIVSLPSNRLELWARIESERMRDPVLREYYVERDVVVEERRQRYGSDPDGRLYETLLSTAFRAHPYRDPVIGWPADLETLDLEATRRFFRDYYGPDNAVIVAVGDVDPPAFFRLVERYFGDLPARGVSRRPITREPPQQGPRRAEVWFDAEPRLVVAFHKPTLPHRDDYVFDVIEAVLTDGRSSRLVRELVDRQRVAASVSAANGLPGARYPNLFAVFLTPLQGVGVDEAERALLAELDRLGREPPTPEELERVLRRLEASRVRSLLSNSGLARRLAYFQALTGDWRYIEEHPRVLRTITPDEVAAVARRYLTPQNRTVVVLRPRPEEDR; from the coding sequence TTGCCCCGGCGGGCCGCGTGGGCCCTGGCGATCTGCCTGGTGGCCGCCGCCACGGCCGCGGCCAACCCCGGGGGCTCCCTCGAGGGCCGGGTGCAGGAGCACCGCCTGGCGAACGGGCTCACCGTGCTGGCCCTGCGGCGGGGGGTGGCACCGGTGGTGAGCCTGCAGATGACCTTCCGGGTCGGCGGGGTGGACGAGCCGTCGGGCTACACCGGCATGGCCCACCTGCTGGAGCACCTCCTGTTCAAGGGAACCCGGACCCTGGGAACCCGGGACTGGCAGAGGGAGGAGCCCCTGCTGCGGCAGATCGAGCGGGTGGGGCGGGCCCTGGACCGGGAACGGCGCAAGGGGGACCGGGCCGACCCCCAGGAGGTCGAGCGCCTGCGGGCGGAGCTCCGGCGGCTGCAGGAGGAGCACCGGTCGCTGGTGCTCAAGGACGAGATCGACGCCATCTACACCCGCAACGGGGCCGTGGGGTTCAACGCGTTCACCAGCTCGGACCTCACCAGCTACATCGTGAGCCTGCCTTCGAACCGGCTGGAGCTGTGGGCCCGGATCGAGTCGGAGCGGATGCGCGACCCGGTGCTGCGGGAGTACTACGTGGAGCGCGACGTGGTGGTGGAGGAGCGGCGCCAGCGCTACGGGTCGGACCCGGACGGCCGGCTCTACGAGACCCTGCTGTCCACGGCGTTCCGGGCCCACCCCTACCGGGACCCCGTGATCGGCTGGCCGGCCGACCTGGAGACCCTGGACCTGGAGGCCACCCGGCGGTTCTTCCGGGACTACTACGGGCCCGACAACGCCGTGATCGTGGCGGTGGGCGACGTGGACCCCCCCGCCTTCTTCCGGTTGGTGGAGCGGTACTTCGGCGACCTGCCGGCCCGGGGGGTGTCGCGCCGGCCGATCACCCGGGAGCCCCCCCAGCAGGGGCCCCGGCGGGCCGAGGTGTGGTTCGACGCCGAGCCCCGGCTGGTGGTGGCGTTCCATAAGCCCACCCTGCCCCACCGGGACGACTACGTGTTCGACGTGATCGAGGCCGTGCTGACCGACGGCCGAAGCTCGCGGCTGGTGCGCGAGCTGGTGGACCGGCAGCGGGTGGCCGCCTCGGTGAGCGCGGCCAACGGGCTGCCGGGCGCCCGGTACCCCAATCTGTTCGCGGTGTTCCTGACCCCGCTGCAGGGGGTGGGCGTGGACGAGGCCGAGCGGGCGCTCCTGGCCGAGCTGGACCGGCTGGGCCGGGAGCCGCCCACCCCCGAGGAGCTGGAGCGGGTGCTTCGCCGGCTCGAGGCCTCGCGGGTGCGTAGCCTGCTGTCCAACTCGGGGCTGGCACGGCGGCTCGCCTACTTCCAGGCTCTGACCGGCGACTGGCGCTACATCG